One window from the genome of Mucilaginibacter ginsenosidivorans encodes:
- a CDS encoding biotin/lipoyl-containing protein, whose translation MLKIKVNDKYDYAVEQKNEKLLVNNKDEATDVRQLDESIFHIIRDFRSYNVEVVNFDKESKTAEIKVNGNVYTVTAKDQYDLLLDKLGMSALNSAKVSEVKAPMPGMVLRVFVNEGSQVQKGDNLFVLEAMKMENIIKSPADVTVKTLKIKAGDKVEKGQVLIVF comes from the coding sequence ATGCTCAAAATAAAAGTCAACGACAAGTACGATTACGCGGTTGAACAAAAGAACGAAAAGTTACTGGTAAATAATAAAGATGAGGCAACGGATGTAAGGCAGCTTGACGAGTCTATATTTCATATCATTCGTGATTTTCGATCATATAACGTAGAGGTAGTAAACTTTGATAAAGAATCAAAAACCGCAGAGATCAAAGTTAACGGAAACGTTTACACGGTAACAGCAAAGGATCAATATGATCTGCTGCTGGATAAGCTGGGGATGAGTGCACTTAACAGCGCAAAGGTGAGCGAAGTAAAGGCGCCTATGCCGGGCATGGTGCTGAGGGTATTTGTCAACGAAGGGAGCCAGGTACAAAAAGGAGATAACCTGTTTGTGCTGGAGGCAATGAAGATGGAAAACATTATTAAATCACCGGCTGATGTGACCGTTAAAACATTAAAGATCAAGGCGGGTGATAAGGTAGAAAAGGGACAGGTTTTGATCGTTTTTTAG
- a CDS encoding DUF4159 domain-containing protein, whose product MKALWAVAILTLLGLSRFNAPAYKMARLKYNGGGDWYGDRTALPNLIKFCNENLKTNFQPEDEVVEVGSAQLFNYPFIFMTGHGNVIFSDQEAQNLRKYLIGGGFLHICDNYGLDQFIRPQMKKVFPELDFVELPLNYPIYHQKYDFPNGLPKVHEHDGKRAQGFGLIYKGRLVCFYDYECDLGNGWEDYGTYPGDTQEIRIKALKMGANMVQYALTQ is encoded by the coding sequence ATGAAAGCATTATGGGCCGTAGCTATACTGACACTTTTAGGCCTTAGCAGGTTTAATGCGCCTGCATATAAAATGGCCAGACTTAAATATAATGGGGGAGGCGACTGGTACGGCGACCGCACTGCATTGCCCAACCTTATCAAATTTTGCAACGAGAACCTTAAAACGAATTTCCAGCCTGAAGATGAGGTGGTGGAAGTTGGCAGCGCCCAGCTTTTCAATTACCCTTTCATTTTTATGACGGGGCACGGCAACGTTATCTTTTCGGACCAGGAAGCTCAAAACCTGCGTAAATATTTAATTGGCGGCGGGTTCCTTCATATCTGCGATAATTATGGCCTCGACCAGTTTATCCGGCCGCAAATGAAAAAGGTTTTTCCTGAGTTGGATTTTGTTGAATTGCCGCTTAACTATCCAATTTATCATCAGAAATATGATTTCCCCAACGGGTTGCCAAAAGTCCATGAGCATGATGGTAAACGCGCGCAGGGTTTTGGATTGATATATAAGGGGCGCCTGGTTTGTTTTTATGACTACGAATGCGATCTGGGCAATGGATGGGAAGATTATGGGACCTACCCGGGCGATACCCAGGAAATACGAATTAAAGCGCTAAAAATGGGCGCCAACATGGTGCAGTATGCCTTGACACAGTAG
- a CDS encoding 16S rRNA (uracil(1498)-N(3))-methyltransferase, producing MQLFYTPGIDAASSTHYLDEEESKHCVKVLRLQTGDKVQLIDGKGNFYTATIKDAHPKRTQLQILTVAPDPNRRNHYLHIAVAPTKNIERIEWFLEKATEIGIDEISLIICQRSERKEVRTDRLDKIITSAIKQSLKAWHPKLNEPVALNKFLSSPFDGQRLIAHCEPGDKSDLKDLIKPLGKYLVLIGPEGDFSPQEIRDAIKNDFKAITLGNSRLRTETAALEACFEINFLNRI from the coding sequence ATGCAACTTTTTTATACACCTGGAATTGATGCTGCATCTTCAACACATTACCTTGATGAAGAGGAAAGCAAGCATTGCGTAAAGGTGTTGCGCCTGCAAACCGGTGACAAGGTGCAGCTAATAGACGGGAAAGGAAACTTTTACACCGCGACGATCAAAGATGCCCATCCCAAGCGCACGCAGCTGCAAATTCTGACGGTAGCACCTGACCCGAATAGAAGAAATCATTACCTGCACATTGCCGTTGCCCCAACAAAAAATATCGAACGAATCGAATGGTTTTTAGAAAAAGCTACAGAGATAGGTATCGATGAAATTTCACTGATCATTTGTCAGCGATCAGAAAGAAAAGAAGTCCGCACCGACCGGCTTGATAAGATCATTACTTCGGCTATAAAACAGTCGCTTAAAGCATGGCACCCGAAACTCAACGAACCGGTAGCCCTAAATAAATTTCTTTCATCTCCGTTTGACGGACAAAGACTGATCGCACATTGTGAGCCGGGAGATAAATCGGATCTTAAAGATCTGATCAAACCTCTTGGCAAATATCTTGTACTGATCGGACCAGAAGGGGATTTTAGTCCGCAGGAAATAAGGGATGCTATAAAAAATGATTTCAAAGCCATAACTTTAGGAAATAGTCGTTTAAGAACTGAGACGGCTGCATTAGAAGCCTGCTTCGAGATAAACTTTTTAAACCGCATATGA
- a CDS encoding hemolysin family protein — protein sequence MNPADLEINGYYIFLTLFLVLLNGFFVAAEFAMVRVRGSQLEIKAKSGSRTAKVAKGIMGNLDGYLAATQLGITIASLGLGWFGQDVVTKLMWKLFSVFGLNIHSVLIIDISHVVAFISITVLHIVFGELAPKSLAIQKSVRTVMTVSVPLRFFFVVFRPFIWLLNGFANFILGLFGVNTAPGSEAHHSSEELQYLLEQGMETGVIDSTEHELIQNVFDFNERVVKNIMVPRTKISGVEVDTNQDELIELLIAEGYSRIPVYEDTIDKIVGIVHAKDVLPLLAYKKEFQLKDIIRKPYFIPETKKINDLMAEMKLKRIQIAIVLDEFGGTAGMVTLEDIVEELVGDIQDEYDEEKPIVEKVNETEFIVNALAPIYDVNSHLPHDLPEDGDYDTVSGWLGDIFGKIPDVGEQTEANGYNITILKKSDQNIESVKLELLLNEEDTVDLH from the coding sequence ATGAACCCCGCAGATTTAGAAATTAACGGTTACTATATATTTCTTACCCTATTCCTGGTTCTGCTGAACGGTTTTTTTGTTGCCGCCGAATTTGCTATGGTGCGCGTAAGGGGTTCGCAGCTCGAGATCAAGGCAAAATCCGGTAGCCGGACGGCTAAGGTGGCCAAAGGCATTATGGGGAATTTGGATGGCTACCTGGCCGCCACGCAATTGGGGATCACCATCGCATCACTTGGTTTGGGCTGGTTTGGGCAGGACGTGGTAACCAAGTTAATGTGGAAGCTGTTCTCTGTGTTTGGGTTGAACATCCATTCCGTACTGATTATCGACATAAGCCATGTGGTGGCGTTTATATCTATCACCGTTCTTCATATTGTATTTGGAGAACTGGCGCCGAAATCGCTCGCTATACAAAAGTCGGTACGAACGGTTATGACCGTATCGGTTCCTTTGAGGTTCTTCTTTGTGGTTTTCAGACCGTTCATCTGGCTCTTAAACGGCTTCGCCAATTTCATCCTGGGACTATTTGGAGTAAACACTGCACCCGGGAGCGAGGCACACCATAGTTCGGAGGAATTGCAATACCTGCTTGAACAGGGTATGGAAACCGGGGTTATCGACTCGACCGAGCATGAGCTTATTCAGAATGTATTCGACTTTAACGAACGCGTGGTAAAAAATATCATGGTGCCCCGTACTAAAATATCGGGCGTTGAGGTGGATACCAACCAGGACGAATTGATAGAACTGCTTATAGCCGAGGGCTACTCAAGGATACCGGTTTACGAAGATACCATAGATAAGATAGTAGGCATAGTACATGCCAAGGATGTGTTGCCACTGCTTGCTTATAAAAAGGAATTCCAGCTTAAGGATATTATCAGAAAGCCATATTTTATCCCTGAAACCAAAAAGATAAACGACCTGATGGCCGAGATGAAGCTGAAACGGATCCAGATAGCTATTGTACTGGACGAATTTGGCGGGACAGCCGGCATGGTGACCCTGGAAGATATAGTAGAAGAATTGGTTGGCGATATACAGGATGAGTACGATGAGGAAAAACCTATTGTTGAAAAAGTGAATGAAACGGAATTCATAGTAAATGCGCTTGCACCTATCTATGATGTGAACAGCCATTTACCGCATGACCTGCCTGAAGATGGCGACTACGACACAGTTTCCGGATGGCTGGGTGATATTTTTGGAAAGATACCTGATGTTGGTGAGCAGACAGAAGCCAACGGGTATAATATCACCATTCTAAAAAAATCGGATCAGAATATAGAATCGGTAAAGCTCGAATTGCTGCTTAACGAAGAAGACACCGTCGATCTTCATTAA
- a CDS encoding inorganic diphosphatase produces the protein MSTQHPWHQVSPGDSIPDIVHAVIEIPKGSKAKYEIDKDSGLLKLDRVLFSSVMYPANYGFIPQTYCDDHDPLDILVLCSVDVFPMSIIEAKVIGVMHMVDNGEQDDKIIAVAKNDMSVNYINDLNELPPHAMKEIVRFFQDYKKLEGKNVTIEHLLGKRYAQKVILESLELYKSTFPSYQ, from the coding sequence ATGAGTACACAACATCCCTGGCACCAGGTATCACCGGGCGACAGTATACCTGATATCGTTCATGCAGTAATAGAAATACCCAAGGGTTCCAAAGCTAAATACGAAATAGATAAGGATTCGGGACTATTAAAACTCGACCGCGTTTTGTTTTCGTCGGTAATGTACCCGGCAAATTATGGTTTTATACCCCAAACTTATTGCGACGATCATGATCCGCTTGATATATTGGTGCTGTGTTCTGTGGATGTGTTCCCGATGTCCATTATCGAAGCCAAAGTTATCGGTGTAATGCACATGGTGGACAACGGTGAGCAGGATGATAAGATCATTGCGGTAGCAAAAAATGACATGTCGGTAAACTATATCAATGATCTGAACGAATTACCGCCGCATGCAATGAAAGAGATCGTTCGTTTTTTCCAGGACTATAAAAAGCTGGAAGGTAAGAATGTGACCATAGAGCATTTGCTCGGAAAGCGCTATGCGCAAAAAGTGATACTGGAAAGTCTGGAGCTGTATAAATCTACTTTCCCTTCGTACCAATAA
- a CDS encoding DedA family protein produces MEQFWEHLQNLTDARSIISKGGFFLLLIVVFAETGLFFGFFLPGDYLLVLAGLLCATGVLDMHISVLVLSLIAAGVLGNYTGYWFGYRTGPVLFKRNESLFFKKRYVTMAEEFYAKYGGMALVLGRFFPIIRTFAPIFAGVVKLDVKKFTLYNFIGSIMWVCTLTLTGFFLGRRYPEEIKYYLKYVVLGLILITTAPLIFAYIRRKFVNTEAGNEDT; encoded by the coding sequence ATGGAACAATTCTGGGAACATCTTCAAAATCTGACAGACGCGCGCTCCATTATCAGTAAGGGCGGATTTTTCCTTTTGCTTATTGTAGTATTTGCCGAAACCGGCTTGTTCTTCGGGTTCTTTTTGCCCGGCGATTACCTGCTGGTATTGGCCGGCCTACTTTGTGCAACCGGGGTACTTGATATGCATATTTCAGTACTGGTGCTGTCGCTTATAGCGGCCGGTGTTTTGGGTAATTATACTGGTTATTGGTTTGGTTACCGTACCGGGCCGGTTTTATTTAAACGCAACGAATCATTATTCTTCAAAAAACGTTATGTAACCATGGCCGAGGAGTTTTATGCCAAATATGGTGGCATGGCTTTGGTTTTAGGGAGATTTTTCCCGATAATTAGAACTTTTGCCCCTATCTTTGCAGGTGTTGTTAAGCTGGATGTCAAAAAATTCACGCTGTACAACTTTATTGGCAGCATAATGTGGGTTTGCACATTAACTTTGACGGGTTTTTTCCTCGGGAGAAGATATCCCGAAGAAATTAAGTATTATCTCAAATATGTTGTATTAGGATTAATATTAATTACCACAGCGCCGCTTATTTTTGCTTATATAAGGCGAAAATTTGTTAACACGGAAGCAGGTAATGAAGACACATAA
- a CDS encoding NADH-quinone oxidoreductase subunit N has product MNTLILLSVLPILVLYLGLFKAKNALLPVTIVGLLGALALAVAAWTKTNSALPIYHGMMRFDNFSVAFSSITVISTAFILLLSKEYFERISSHVAEYYAIILFSLAGIIVMVSYYNLTMLFVGIEIMSVSLYILAGIKKSDFASNEAALKYFLMGAFSTGFLLFGIALIYGASGSFNLDVIHKWVLAQQKIDPMFYVGIMLIIVGLCFKVGAAPFHFWTPDVYEGSPTLITAFMSTVAKTAAFAAFLRLFSICFAPLSDFWMPVLLVITIITLFIGNITALYQQSFKRMLAFSSISHAGYLLFAIVALGSTSANAVFVYSTAYSIASIIAFGALILVQQQAGTDNFEAFNGLGKRNPFLALVLTISMLSLAGIPLTAGFIGKFFVFSGALSQYQTTMVILAVVNAIISIFYYFRVIISMYFRSSEREELTVPGYFTFVLGLSAILTIAIGVYPGFIANLI; this is encoded by the coding sequence ATGAATACCTTAATATTACTATCTGTTCTGCCAATATTGGTGTTGTACCTGGGCTTATTTAAGGCCAAAAACGCTTTATTGCCGGTTACTATAGTAGGATTACTCGGAGCGTTGGCACTTGCGGTAGCTGCATGGACAAAAACTAACAGTGCACTGCCGATATACCATGGTATGATGCGTTTCGATAACTTTTCGGTGGCGTTTTCCTCAATCACCGTAATTTCTACGGCATTTATACTCCTGCTTTCCAAAGAATATTTTGAAAGAATAAGCAGCCATGTTGCCGAATATTATGCCATTATCCTGTTCTCGCTGGCCGGTATTATTGTAATGGTATCCTATTACAACCTGACAATGCTTTTTGTGGGCATCGAGATCATGTCGGTAAGTTTGTATATCCTTGCGGGTATCAAAAAAAGCGATTTTGCGTCCAATGAAGCGGCCCTGAAATACTTCCTGATGGGAGCATTTTCTACTGGCTTCCTCCTGTTTGGTATAGCATTGATCTATGGCGCTTCAGGTTCATTTAACCTGGATGTTATACATAAATGGGTTCTGGCCCAGCAAAAGATCGACCCGATGTTCTATGTAGGTATTATGCTGATCATTGTGGGATTGTGCTTTAAAGTCGGCGCAGCACCGTTCCATTTTTGGACACCGGACGTTTATGAAGGATCGCCAACGCTGATTACGGCCTTTATGTCCACTGTTGCTAAAACGGCTGCCTTTGCCGCTTTCCTCCGGCTGTTCTCTATTTGCTTTGCACCGCTGTCCGACTTCTGGATGCCGGTGTTGCTGGTGATCACCATTATTACATTATTCATAGGTAACATTACGGCCCTGTACCAGCAAAGCTTCAAAAGGATGCTGGCGTTCTCTAGTATTTCGCATGCGGGGTATTTACTGTTTGCCATTGTGGCACTTGGGTCAACTTCTGCTAACGCCGTTTTTGTATACTCTACCGCATATTCGATAGCTTCAATTATAGCTTTCGGTGCCTTGATCCTGGTTCAGCAGCAAGCTGGTACGGATAATTTCGAAGCGTTCAACGGTTTGGGTAAACGGAATCCTTTCCTTGCCTTAGTGCTGACCATTTCCATGCTTTCGTTGGCGGGTATACCACTTACCGCTGGGTTTATCGGTAAGTTCTTTGTGTTTTCCGGGGCATTGTCTCAATACCAAACCACCATGGTTATTCTCGCTGTGGTAAATGCTATCATCAGTATCTTCTATTATTTCAGGGTTATCATTTCTATGTATTTCCGCAGCAGCGAGCGGGAGGAACTTACCGTACCCGGTTATTTTACCTTCGTACTTGGTCTGTCCGCCATACTTACGATAGCTATCGGTGTGTACCCGGGCTTTATAGCAAACCTCATTTAA
- a CDS encoding complex I subunit 4 family protein: protein MTVSILLFLPVVAALVVLFIKGEAAKYAALTFAVAELVVAGIFLAKFVPDASTQFSISAPWIPKAGIYFTAGIDGISMIMVILTTLLVPLIILSTFKNQYKSAHVFYALILFMQAGLLTVFTALDGFLFYVGWEAALIPIYFICAMWGGENRIKVNIKFFIYTFAGSLFMLLGIIYLHMQDPASTYDLAHFYDLKLDAHHQGWIFWAFFLAFAIKMPIFPFHTWQPDTYTEAPSAGTMMLSGIMLKMGIYGVIRWLIPIAPLGVQHWGFMAIVLSVIGIVYASVIAFKQKDGKRLVAYSSIAHVGLIAAALFTFSKGESSFLWTTQALQGALIQMLNHGINVVGLFIVWDIISRKMNTCELDQLGGIAKVAPKFAIAFLIVTLGTVALPLTNGFIGEFLLLNSVFQYNIWMAAIAGLTMIFGAVYMLRMYKAVMQGQTNALTATFTDISGSEIVVLGVICVLIIAIGVYPQPVLHVSEAAVNNLINTVHNHLGSVKP from the coding sequence ATGACAGTTAGTATTTTACTTTTTTTACCGGTTGTTGCAGCACTTGTTGTTTTATTCATCAAAGGAGAAGCCGCGAAATACGCGGCGCTAACCTTCGCGGTAGCCGAACTGGTTGTTGCGGGTATATTCCTGGCTAAATTTGTACCGGATGCATCTACGCAATTTTCTATAAGCGCACCCTGGATACCCAAAGCCGGGATATACTTTACAGCAGGTATCGATGGTATCAGCATGATCATGGTGATATTGACCACGTTGCTGGTGCCTCTTATTATTCTCTCTACTTTTAAAAATCAATACAAAAGCGCGCATGTGTTTTATGCGCTGATACTATTTATGCAGGCCGGCCTGCTGACAGTATTTACGGCGCTCGATGGCTTTTTATTCTATGTTGGATGGGAGGCCGCTTTGATACCGATCTATTTTATTTGCGCGATGTGGGGTGGCGAGAACCGTATAAAAGTTAACATCAAGTTCTTTATCTACACGTTTGCAGGTTCGTTGTTTATGCTGTTGGGCATCATCTACTTACATATGCAAGACCCGGCCTCCACTTATGACTTAGCGCATTTTTATGACCTTAAGCTGGATGCTCACCACCAGGGCTGGATATTCTGGGCTTTCTTCCTGGCTTTTGCCATAAAGATGCCAATATTCCCTTTCCATACCTGGCAGCCCGATACTTATACGGAAGCGCCGTCAGCCGGTACCATGATGCTTTCGGGTATCATGCTAAAGATGGGTATCTATGGCGTTATCCGCTGGCTTATCCCTATAGCGCCACTTGGTGTACAGCATTGGGGATTTATGGCAATTGTGTTATCGGTGATCGGCATTGTATACGCTTCTGTTATCGCATTCAAGCAAAAAGACGGCAAACGCCTGGTGGCTTATTCATCCATTGCGCACGTTGGTTTGATAGCTGCTGCGTTGTTCACATTCAGCAAAGGGGAAAGCTCATTTTTGTGGACCACACAAGCTCTGCAGGGCGCATTGATACAAATGCTTAATCATGGTATCAACGTTGTTGGTTTATTCATTGTATGGGATATCATCAGCCGTAAAATGAATACGTGCGAGCTCGATCAGTTGGGTGGTATAGCCAAAGTGGCGCCTAAGTTTGCCATTGCTTTTCTTATCGTAACACTCGGCACGGTGGCCTTACCACTTACCAATGGTTTTATTGGTGAGTTCCTGTTGCTGAACAGTGTGTTCCAGTATAACATTTGGATGGCAGCTATTGCAGGCCTGACAATGATATTTGGCGCTGTGTATATGTTGCGCATGTATAAGGCAGTAATGCAGGGGCAGACCAATGCACTGACGGCAACTTTCACCGATATAAGCGGTTCGGAAATAGTAGTGCTGGGGGTAATTTGCGTTTTGATAATAGCGATAGGTGTTTACCCGCAGCCTGTTTTGCACGTGTCCGAAGCAGCCGTGAACAATTTAATTAATACAGTACACAATCATTTAGGATCTGTTAAACCCTAA
- the nuoL gene encoding NADH-quinone oxidoreductase subunit L — MDNYVWLIPILPLAGFLVNGLGRNVLPKNVIGFIGSAVILASFALSVSAFMQVSNGGSIEVNLFNWFDLGAFKVSFSFLVDRLSVLMMLIITGVGFLIHLYSVGYMHHDKGFGKFFAYLNLFVFFMLLLVMGSNYLVMFIGWEGVGLCSYLLIGFWYSNPAYADAAKKAFIMNRIGDLGFIIGIFVLINYFGSAAYADIFPKAATTQGVPFTLITILLFIGAVGKSAQLPLFTWLPDAMAGPTPVSALIHAATMVTAGVYMVARSNILFTLAPLTMEIIAIVGLATATFAALIAVSQTDIKKVLAYSTVSQLGYMFLGLGVGAYTGAFFHVLTHAFFKALLFLGAGSVIHAMSDEQDMRKMGGLKGKLKITFITMLIGTIAISGIPPFAGFFSKDEILGQVYLHNKGMYVIGVITAMFTSFYMFRMLYLTFYGKFRGTAEQEHHLHESPPTMTIPLIVLAVLSIVGGFIGVPETLGGHHWLEGWLAPVFEESAKLLPKASSVESTEITLMIASVAGAVLALIYAYMRYVKNNHVPAADSEERPGLVSLSYNKFYVDEIYDFLIRKPLDGLSVFFYKVVDLLAIDGIVNGLGKLSVRSSKGLRLLQAGNVGFYIFMMVIGIIAILVYSLVKI, encoded by the coding sequence ATGGATAATTACGTCTGGCTTATTCCAATACTACCCTTAGCTGGTTTCCTGGTCAACGGGCTTGGCCGCAATGTTTTGCCTAAAAACGTTATTGGCTTCATCGGCAGTGCTGTAATCTTAGCTTCATTTGCTTTAAGTGTCAGCGCATTTATGCAGGTAAGCAATGGTGGAAGTATCGAAGTGAATTTATTTAACTGGTTCGACCTGGGCGCGTTTAAAGTTTCGTTTTCGTTTTTGGTGGACAGGCTGAGTGTGCTGATGATGCTCATCATAACCGGCGTGGGTTTTTTGATACACTTGTATTCGGTAGGTTATATGCACCACGATAAAGGTTTTGGTAAGTTTTTCGCTTATCTCAACCTGTTCGTATTCTTCATGCTTTTGCTTGTAATGGGCTCCAATTACCTGGTAATGTTTATAGGTTGGGAGGGCGTAGGCCTTTGTTCGTACCTGCTTATCGGTTTCTGGTACTCTAACCCTGCTTATGCAGATGCCGCTAAGAAAGCATTCATCATGAACCGTATCGGCGACCTTGGTTTTATTATCGGTATATTCGTATTGATCAATTATTTCGGGAGCGCTGCTTACGCCGATATTTTTCCAAAAGCGGCAACCACCCAGGGTGTGCCGTTCACTTTGATCACTATTTTGTTATTTATCGGTGCTGTGGGTAAATCGGCACAGTTGCCATTATTTACATGGCTGCCCGATGCGATGGCAGGCCCTACACCTGTGTCGGCCCTGATACACGCTGCTACAATGGTTACGGCTGGTGTTTATATGGTGGCCCGTTCGAACATCTTATTTACACTTGCGCCGCTGACAATGGAGATCATCGCCATAGTGGGCCTTGCCACGGCAACATTCGCAGCGCTGATAGCGGTATCGCAAACAGATATTAAAAAGGTGCTGGCTTACTCAACGGTATCACAATTAGGCTATATGTTTTTAGGTTTGGGAGTAGGCGCATACACAGGCGCTTTCTTCCACGTGCTTACCCATGCGTTCTTTAAAGCGCTGTTATTCTTAGGCGCGGGCTCTGTTATCCACGCCATGAGTGACGAACAGGACATGCGTAAAATGGGCGGCCTGAAGGGTAAATTGAAGATCACCTTCATAACCATGCTTATCGGTACGATAGCCATTTCGGGCATACCGCCGTTTGCCGGCTTTTTCTCGAAGGATGAAATATTGGGGCAGGTTTACCTGCATAACAAAGGCATGTATGTGATAGGTGTTATTACAGCAATGTTCACGTCGTTCTATATGTTCAGGATGCTGTATCTTACTTTTTATGGTAAGTTCCGCGGGACAGCAGAGCAGGAGCACCATCTGCATGAATCACCTCCAACCATGACCATTCCCTTGATCGTTCTTGCTGTGCTTTCTATTGTGGGTGGTTTTATTGGTGTACCGGAAACGCTTGGTGGCCACCATTGGCTCGAAGGCTGGCTTGCGCCGGTATTTGAAGAATCGGCAAAATTATTGCCTAAGGCAAGCTCCGTGGAGTCGACTGAGATCACACTGATGATCGCTTCGGTAGCGGGTGCGGTGCTGGCGCTGATCTATGCCTATATGCGTTATGTGAAAAACAATCATGTGCCGGCGGCAGACAGCGAAGAACGTCCCGGATTGGTTAGCCTGTCGTATAATAAATTTTATGTAGATGAGATATATGATTTCCTGATAAGGAAGCCATTGGATGGGTTATCGGTTTTCTTCTATAAGGTTGTCGACCTGCTTGCCATCGATGGTATTGTTAACGGTCTGGGTAAATTATCCGTAAGATCGAGCAAAGGTTTGCGGTTGTTGCAGGCAGGCAATGTTGGGTTCTATATTTTCATGATGGTTATCGGCATTATTGCCATCCTGGTATACAGTTTAGTCAAGATATAA
- the nuoK gene encoding NADH-quinone oxidoreductase subunit NuoK encodes MESFFNAVKTVPLNHYIILSAIIFSIGVIGVLIRRNAIIIFMSVELMLNAVNLLLTAFSVYHGDPNGQVFVFFIMALAAAEVAVGLAIIVMIYRNTNSVDINVLNRLKW; translated from the coding sequence ATGGAAAGTTTTTTTAATGCCGTAAAAACGGTACCACTCAATCATTACATCATTTTAAGCGCTATCATTTTTTCGATAGGGGTTATAGGTGTACTGATCCGCAGAAATGCGATCATCATTTTTATGTCGGTTGAGTTGATGCTTAATGCTGTAAACTTGTTACTTACTGCTTTTTCGGTTTATCATGGTGACCCAAACGGGCAGGTTTTCGTGTTTTTCATTATGGCGCTGGCAGCGGCCGAAGTGGCTGTGGGCCTTGCGATCATTGTGATGATCTACCGCAATACCAATTCGGTGGATATCAATGTTCTGAACAGGTTGAAGTGGTAG
- a CDS encoding NADH-quinone oxidoreductase subunit J family protein has translation MSIFYFIAFLSILFAVLVISAKNPVHSILYLILTFFTFTIQYVLLNAQFLAIVNFIVYMGAILVLFLYTLMLINLNKDAEPVKSNMVKIAAVLGGGCLMLVIIAALRQVGIAEPVVLKNPDLGLVKNLGKVLFNEFLLPFEISSLLLLSAMVGAVLLATRDKKTTA, from the coding sequence ATGAGTATATTTTACTTTATCGCATTTTTGTCCATACTGTTCGCAGTACTGGTTATATCTGCAAAAAACCCGGTGCACAGTATTCTTTACCTGATATTAACCTTCTTCACCTTCACCATTCAATACGTATTGCTTAACGCTCAGTTTTTGGCTATCGTAAACTTTATTGTTTACATGGGAGCCATCCTGGTACTGTTCCTGTATACGCTGATGCTCATCAATCTCAATAAGGATGCGGAGCCGGTTAAATCGAACATGGTGAAGATAGCCGCGGTATTAGGGGGCGGATGCCTGATGCTTGTCATCATTGCTGCATTAAGGCAGGTAGGCATAGCCGAGCCTGTTGTACTTAAAAACCCCGACCTGGGTCTTGTAAAAAACCTTGGGAAAGTATTGTTTAATGAATTTTTATTGCCATTTGAGATATCGTCGCTGCTGCTGCTTTCGGCAATGGTAGGCGCGGTGCTGCTGGCTACACGAGATAAAAAAACCACTGCGTAA
- a CDS encoding NuoI/complex I 23 kDa subunit family protein, which translates to MESLTGKRKIIESKPLNFWERIYLPAILRGLSITIKHFFRKDVTVRYPEQKREFSENFRGMHSLKRDEHGRERCTACGLCALSCPAEAITMISAERKPGEENLYREEKYAAVYEINMLRCIFCGLCEEACPKEAIYLDGDIVPADYLRKDFIYGKDKLVEAPLNQ; encoded by the coding sequence ATGGAATCATTAACCGGTAAGCGGAAAATAATAGAGTCAAAGCCCCTTAACTTTTGGGAGCGAATATATCTGCCCGCGATACTGCGGGGCTTGTCGATCACGATAAAACACTTTTTCAGGAAGGACGTAACTGTTCGTTATCCTGAACAGAAACGGGAGTTTTCCGAAAATTTCCGGGGCATGCACTCGCTGAAACGTGATGAGCACGGCCGCGAACGTTGCACAGCTTGCGGCTTGTGTGCATTATCATGCCCCGCTGAAGCGATCACTATGATCTCGGCAGAACGTAAACCAGGCGAGGAGAACCTGTATCGCGAAGAAAAATACGCGGCCGTTTACGAGATTAATATGCTACGCTGTATATTCTGTGGGTTATGCGAAGAAGCCTGCCCGAAAGAAGCGATATACCTTGACGGAGATATTGTTCCGGCAGATTACCTGCGAAAGGATTTTATATATGGTAAGGATAAATTAGTGGAGGCACCCTTAAATCAATAA